The genome window AAACTTGCATACGATGCAGTCGAGTGGGTGCGTGGTAGACTCGTGGTCGGTATGACCGAAAAGACCGCGGCATCTCTCATCGATTCCTATATCCGAGAACGGGGCGGGAAAAATTTCTTTCATTACGGATTCGCTTGGTTCGGAGATAGAACCTGCTTTCGAGGTTTTCGCAGACCTCTCACGTTTCAACGGATCGGAAGCGGAGAAGGAATTCTTCCTCACTGGGGTTTTTCCTTTCAACCTTCCAACCGTAAACTGAAAGAAGGAATGGCGGTGATCCTAGATGTTGCGCCTAACGTGAAAGGTGTGACCGCCGACGTGGGTTATTCTTTTTCTTTCGGAAAAAATCCCGCCGTCGAACAGGGACGACGCGATCTCAAAGAATTCCGTTCCTTGATTTTAGAATCCGTCCGCGCGGAAAAGTCGATGGGTGAAATCTACCGCGCCTGCAACGAACTCATTTCCGAACTCGGTTATCAAAACTGTCATACCGTATATCCCAACGGAGTTCTCGGTCATAAGGTGGGAAAGGTTCCCGGTTGGAGCGTTCCCGCGGGAAGAGTTCTCGGATTTCCTCCGCAGACGTTTTTGTATCTCGTTCCTCAAATCGTAAAAGGATTTCTTGCACCTTCCGAAAACGCTTCTCCGCTTTGGGGAGAATTCACCAAGTCTCGCGTGGACGCAGGACTTTGGGCCGTGGAACCTCATATCGGAAAAATCTATTCCGGCGCCGACGCGGAAGAAAGTTTCGGAGTGAAGTGGGAAGAAATTTTGGTCGTGAGCGACAGCGATGCGTGTTGGCTCGACGAGGATCTTCCGCACGTTCGCTTTTGGGAAGAGGAGACTTTTAAGTCAAAGTCCGAGGTTACGTTGCTCGCAGGAAACAAAAAGAGCGAATCTACCAAAGCGGCAAAACGGTTGAAAATCTCCGAGACGGCAAAACGCACAAACGGAAAAGCGAAATCGGCCGCACGAACAAAAACCTCGTCTTCTAAAACGAAAACATCGAATTCATCCAAAAAGGTTCGGGCGGGGGCGGCGTAAGCTCCGTGATCTTTGTCGGAAGAAAATAAGATTCAAATGATTTGATATAGTCGCGGATCTTAGGATCGGAACGGAAAATAAAATTCAAAATATCGAATGTGCGAAACGGGATTGAAGAAGTTATGAAGAAAAAGAAAACGAACGAAGACTACGTTGAAAAACCGGATTATCCGGTTCGAAAACCGAAATTTCAATTTTCCGATACGGTGCCGAAACACTGGTGCGGAGACAACGCTTCCTTGACGCACGTGTTGAATGCGTGGACCATTCTGTTTCCGGAAGGGGAAAAATATTTTATCCGAACGATTCAAAAATACGTTCCCGAACTCGAAGAAGGTAGAGTGAAACGAAACGCGATCGCGTTCGTGGGACAAGAAGCGCAGCACGCGGGCGAACATAAAAAGTTCTGGCAGAATCTGAAAAACCAGGGATACAAGTTCGAAGGTTTTATGAACTTCGTGGTTTGGTTTGCGTTCGGTCTTTTGGAAAAACTTTTTTCCAAAAAAATGAATTTGGCGGCGGTCGCGGGACTCGAACATTACACGTCTCTCGTCGCGGATCTAGGATTGCGCAGAGGACTTTTGAAACCCGCTCATCCGGAAATGAGACGATTGTTTGAGTGGCACGCCGCGGAAGAATTGGAACACAAATCAGCCGCATTCGACGTTTTGAAAGCGATTACACAAAGTTACTGGATCCGAGTGATCGGAATGGGAATCGCCTCTTCGATCTTTTTCGCTTTTACCTTCGTTGCTGTTCTGTTATTTCTTTGGCAGGACGGGATTCTTTTCAAATTCAAAACCCAAAAGGAACTCTTTCAACTTCTCTTTACGAAGGAAAGAGTCCTGCCTTTGACGATCAAGGCCGCGTTGAAATACTTCCGATTCTCCTTTCATCCCGATGAAGAGGACAATCTCTACTTAGCAAAAGAAATTTTTTCAACACCAGAACACCATTATAGAGAAGCGATATGAGCCGATTGAAAGATAAAACGATACTGATTACCGGAGCCAACGGAGGTTTCGGAAGGGAATTGACCAAACAACTTTTGGAAAAAGGAGCGAACGTGATTCTTACCGATCTCAAAGCTCCCGGCACGGACGCGGATTTTTATCTGCATCGTAGATGGCTTGAAAACGGAAAGAACGGATTTCAATCCAAAAGCGCGGGAAAGATTCTCGGAAGTTTTTCCGGCGATCTTCAAACGCAGGAAGGTTGTAAGGACGTATATCAGAATACTCTAAAGTTGTCTCAGAGAGGAGTGGACGTTCTGATCAACAACGCGGGGCTTGCGTTTAAGGGCGGGCTCTTGGACGTTCCCGATAAGAATTGGAATCTGATTCTCGACGTGAATTTATACGCTCCGATTCATCTGAGCCGTTTATTCGTTCCCGCGATGCTCGAAAGAAAACAAGGACAGATCGTAAACCTTTCCTCCGTTGCGGGTCAAGTCGCGCCGGGTGAATTGATCTACTATTCGATTTCCAAATTCGGAATCAGGGCGATGGGCGAGGCGATGGACGCGGATCTCCGCAAGAAGGGAGTCGCCGTTACGAACGTATATCCGTTCTTTGCGGACACCGGAATCTTAAAGTCGCAACAATTCGGAAAACAACAAGACGTTCCGAAATCGATCGTGGATAGTCCGGTGGACGTCGTAAAGGCGATCGTAAAAGGAATGGAAAAAAGAAAACTCCACGTATTTCCGGGAATCAAATCCAAAACGATCAGCTTTTTCAACCGGATGACCCCGAACATCGTACACAAGGTTACGAGTTTGAGCGACCGGTTCTGATTTGCCGATTCGAAAAGCATTTTAGGAAAATGGAATGCGCTGACCTTGTTTCAGCGCTCAAAGTCGCTTAACAAAATCAGGAAGTAAAACCGATGATCGCTTTGTATCCCGAAAAAAAGAAAACTTCAAAGGAAACGAAAACTCCTCTCCGTTTTAAAACGACATTCGTTTCGAACGGAAATTTTAATCTTTTTTTGAAATACAACGCAACGGCAAAGGAGCGACCGGATCGCGAGACGATTCTTTTCGTTCACGGTTATCCGGACGAACATTCCACTTGGGATCTGCAGTTGAATTCTCTCGGAGAAGAATTCAACGTGGGTGCGTTCGATTTGAGAGGAGCGGGAAACTCGAGCAAACCTTCCCAACAAAAGGCGTACAATGCCCGGGAGATCTTTAAGGATTTCGAGGCGGTCATCCGGTTTTTAGGAAACGGGAAGCCGGTTCATCTCGTCGCTCACGATTGGGGAGCGCTTCTTGCTTGGGCTTTCGTGGGAGATTTAGAATATTCTAAATCGATCCGTTCGTATACGGCGATGGGCGGTCCTCATCCGATTCTCGCGAGAAATCTAATGTTTCGTTACTTCTTCAGTTTCAATCCGAAAAAGGTCTGGTTGTCTCTGAAACAATCGGTCAAATCCTGGTATATCGTATTCTTTCAAATCCCTTGGCTTCCCGGTTTTTTAATGCGACATTTGGCAAAGCAGATTTGGAACTATCTTATGGCCGCCGCGGAAATTCCGAAGAACGATCCGATGCGGAATTTTACCGAGGAAGAGATCGTAAAGAGCGCGGTTTATCCGATGAATTTGTACCGGGAATTGATTCGGGGGAAAAAATATCCGACTCCGAAACGTATCTCGGTTCCCGCGCGCGTGTTGATTCCGCTGCGTGATATGGCGATCAGTCCGGAATGTTACGATTCTCTCAAGAACGTGTGCGATTCTCTGGAGCTGTTCTCCGTGGATTCCAATCATTGGATTCAAAAGGAACATCCGATTCTTGTAAGCGATAAGATCCGAGACTTCGTAATCTTACACTCCGGTTAAATCGGTTCGCAAGAACGTCTAACGATTCGGGTTCGAAGGGATTCGAATCGATGGAGCTTGAAAAAGTTCCCGAAAAAAAAATAGCCACCAACCGCCCCGTCCCGATCTTAGTATTTTGATATACTAGCTTGGAAATATATTTCAATTCTGATCGCATGAACCCGAATTCCATTCGAAATCTACGGATTTCATTCAAACACGCAGTTTCTATTCTTATCTTTTGTATTTCTCCTCTTCCCATGTTTGCGGAATCCAAGGCGAAAGACGTCGATATGCAGGAAGTCGTTCCTTTTGCGCAAACAAATGCGGTTCCGAAAGCGGAACCGATTCCCGTGGATCCTCAGAGTGAGGCGAATCAGGCGGAAGCCAAACGAAGAGTCGATCAACGCAAAGGGACTTGGAGTTTTCAGTGGGGTTACAACCGCGATTCGTATACGCAAAGCGACATTTCCTTTCACGGTCCGGGCTATAACTTCACGTTGAAGGACGTTGTCGCGAAGGATAAACCGGAAAAATTCAATCCTTCCGTTTATTTGAATCCGAGTCTTTGGGAAATTCCCCAATACAACTTTCGTCTAACCTATTATTTTACGGATAAGTTTTATATCGCCTTCGGTCAGGATCACATGAAATACGTGATGAGTCGCGGACAAGCGTCCAACATCTACGGTTACATCGATCCGCTCGCGATTCAAAGGGCGCATCTCGGAACTTCGTCCGATTCTTCCGTTTATCTATATCTGTTTCCGGACGCATATAAGAGGCTCGAAGGGTATCACAACGGAGAAACGATCAACATCACCCCCGATTTTTTAAAGTTCGAACATACGGACGGATTAAACTTTCTTTATATGGATGTGGGGATGATTCAGCCTCTTTGGGTTTCGTCTAACGGAGAACATGCGATCAGTTTCGTTTCTTCCGTGGGCGGAGGTCCGGTCATTTGCCGTAGCGATATCCGTCTGTTCGGCGAAGGGAAGAATAACCATTTTCACGCGTCCGGGTACGGAGTTTCCGGCTACGTCGCGGGAAGAACGGATCTTTATAAATCCGTGTTCTTCGAGTTCGGAGCCAAGGGCGGTTATATCGATCTTCCGAACATATTGACCACTGGACGTTCCAAAGACAGAGCAAGTCAGAATTTCGGATTTTTAGAGTTGGTCGTCTACGGCGGAGTGAATTTTTAAATCGTCTAAAGAAAGAATGTTTTCTTTCCGTTTGATTCCCTTCTTTTCTCTCTGTCTCGGTTTGGTGTTTTACGCCGTATTGCACGGAGAAAAGAAAGAATTAAGCGAAGCCGAACTCAAAACGTTTTTCAAACACACGCACGGGATTGCGATCGGTTCCGAAAATAATTTTGCGTTGTATCAAGAAGTGTATCGCTGGCTCGGAACCCCTTATAAGGATTTCGGAACGGACGAAAACGGAATCGATTGTTCCGGTTTTACGAGCAAGATTCTTTCCAGAGTCTACGGATCCCGTCTCAGCGGACCGAGTTACACGATGTATCCGAAGACGAATCCGATTTCCAAAGAAGAATTGAAGGAAGGCGATCTGATCTTTTTTACGATTTACGGGGATAAGATCAGTCACGTGGGAGTTTATCTCAAAGACAAAAAGTTCGTCCATGCTTCGGTTAAACGAGGAGTTACGATCAATTCTTTAGAGGAAGCGTATTATCAAAAATATTATACGGCTTCCGGCAGGCTTTGAACTTCCTTCTTTCGGACGATTGAAACGTTTAAATCGCCATGAAAAACGCCTGACCCAGACCGACGATTGCGCCTAACGCGGCTCCTACAAGAATCAAAAGGAGTTCGTCTTCCTTGAAAACGGTCCGTAAAACGTCTTCGAAATCAACGGGCGGAAGAGCCTTCATCTTTTGAGAAAGGGTACTTTCCAAGTCGATGGCCTTTTCTACGTAATCCTCGATATGGGTCGTAAAGTTTTTGAGGTTGTTCATGATCTTTCGGATCACCCGTTCTTTCGTATCGTTGTATTTGTTCGAAGTGAAGGAAAGGGAAAGAGTGGGGCGGATCACGGAGGCCATCGTGTCCATCTGTCGTTCGATCGCGTGAACCACTAGGTTGAACACTTCTTCCGAAGCCCTTCCGAAAAACAGTTCCTCGAGAATCTTTTCCGAACTTAGGATTTTAGTCGCGAGCATTTTGGAATATTCCTCCGAAACTTCCCTTTGACGTTTGATAAACAAGCCTTGAAAACTGAAAGGACCGAGACGAATCGGTTCGAGCGGCCTAAAGATCAAAAGAAGCGCAAGCCAATTGGTAAGATAACCCACGATGATGCCCTGCACCGGAAGAGTCCAAAGCGCAGGATAAACGAGCCAGATTCCCATTTGAATCAAACCCAATACGAAGCCGAAGTAAAAACCGGAAACCTCGATGAAACGGAATTCTTTCGCGCCCACTCTTTGAAACATTTCAACGGTGAGATGAACGTTTTCCCCGGTCATATTACGAATTACTAATCCTCGTATATCGAAGATCCGTTTGGAATCTTTGCGGAGATCCTGAAAGACGGTAGGGATGGTTTCCATCGCCTGTCTTTCGATTTCCTTCATCATGGAATTCTTCACTAGATCCGGGATCAGGTTCCATAAAAGCGGATTGAATTCGTCCGCGACTTCTTTCATCGTCTCCAAAATCGTCTTTTGAATTTCGGGACGAAGATTTTCCTGAATCAATGCGGGATCAACCTTGCAGAACATTTCTTCTACGTCGATGAGATAACGAGTGACGACGTCCACCGCTCTTCCCGCCATCTTTTCCGCTTTTCTCGGAATGATTCCCTGCCAGCCGAGATAAGGAGGAATTCCGAAAAATTTCAAAGGATAAAACGTCATCTTCAACGCGACCCAATTCGTGACCCAACCCACGAAAGCGTACGTAAACGGCATTAAAAGAAGAGAAATGATTTCAAAGTTCAAGGAGATTCGTCTTCTCTTTGTTATGCGGAATATTTGGAGACGAATTTCCGGATCATTTCCGTTACGATTTCCGGTTGTTCCCGATGGACCCAGT of Leptospira sanjuanensis contains these proteins:
- a CDS encoding M24 family metallopeptidase — encoded protein: MSREYYSSSDLEDFKHVQKLAYDAVEWVRGRLVVGMTEKTAASLIDSYIRERGGKNFFHYGFAWFGDRTCFRGFRRPLTFQRIGSGEGILPHWGFSFQPSNRKLKEGMAVILDVAPNVKGVTADVGYSFSFGKNPAVEQGRRDLKEFRSLILESVRAEKSMGEIYRACNELISELGYQNCHTVYPNGVLGHKVGKVPGWSVPAGRVLGFPPQTFLYLVPQIVKGFLAPSENASPLWGEFTKSRVDAGLWAVEPHIGKIYSGADAEESFGVKWEEILVVSDSDACWLDEDLPHVRFWEEETFKSKSEVTLLAGNKKSESTKAAKRLKISETAKRTNGKAKSAARTKTSSSKTKTSNSSKKVRAGAA
- a CDS encoding metal-dependent hydrolase — its product is MKKKKTNEDYVEKPDYPVRKPKFQFSDTVPKHWCGDNASLTHVLNAWTILFPEGEKYFIRTIQKYVPELEEGRVKRNAIAFVGQEAQHAGEHKKFWQNLKNQGYKFEGFMNFVVWFAFGLLEKLFSKKMNLAAVAGLEHYTSLVADLGLRRGLLKPAHPEMRRLFEWHAAEELEHKSAAFDVLKAITQSYWIRVIGMGIASSIFFAFTFVAVLLFLWQDGILFKFKTQKELFQLLFTKERVLPLTIKAALKYFRFSFHPDEEDNLYLAKEIFSTPEHHYREAI
- a CDS encoding SDR family NAD(P)-dependent oxidoreductase, with protein sequence MSRLKDKTILITGANGGFGRELTKQLLEKGANVILTDLKAPGTDADFYLHRRWLENGKNGFQSKSAGKILGSFSGDLQTQEGCKDVYQNTLKLSQRGVDVLINNAGLAFKGGLLDVPDKNWNLILDVNLYAPIHLSRLFVPAMLERKQGQIVNLSSVAGQVAPGELIYYSISKFGIRAMGEAMDADLRKKGVAVTNVYPFFADTGILKSQQFGKQQDVPKSIVDSPVDVVKAIVKGMEKRKLHVFPGIKSKTISFFNRMTPNIVHKVTSLSDRF
- a CDS encoding alpha/beta fold hydrolase, with translation MIALYPEKKKTSKETKTPLRFKTTFVSNGNFNLFLKYNATAKERPDRETILFVHGYPDEHSTWDLQLNSLGEEFNVGAFDLRGAGNSSKPSQQKAYNAREIFKDFEAVIRFLGNGKPVHLVAHDWGALLAWAFVGDLEYSKSIRSYTAMGGPHPILARNLMFRYFFSFNPKKVWLSLKQSVKSWYIVFFQIPWLPGFLMRHLAKQIWNYLMAAAEIPKNDPMRNFTEEEIVKSAVYPMNLYRELIRGKKYPTPKRISVPARVLIPLRDMAISPECYDSLKNVCDSLELFSVDSNHWIQKEHPILVSDKIRDFVILHSG
- a CDS encoding C40 family peptidase, which codes for MFSFRLIPFFSLCLGLVFYAVLHGEKKELSEAELKTFFKHTHGIAIGSENNFALYQEVYRWLGTPYKDFGTDENGIDCSGFTSKILSRVYGSRLSGPSYTMYPKTNPISKEELKEGDLIFFTIYGDKISHVGVYLKDKKFVHASVKRGVTINSLEEAYYQKYYTASGRL
- a CDS encoding DUF445 domain-containing protein, with protein sequence MNFEIISLLLMPFTYAFVGWVTNWVALKMTFYPLKFFGIPPYLGWQGIIPRKAEKMAGRAVDVVTRYLIDVEEMFCKVDPALIQENLRPEIQKTILETMKEVADEFNPLLWNLIPDLVKNSMMKEIERQAMETIPTVFQDLRKDSKRIFDIRGLVIRNMTGENVHLTVEMFQRVGAKEFRFIEVSGFYFGFVLGLIQMGIWLVYPALWTLPVQGIIVGYLTNWLALLLIFRPLEPIRLGPFSFQGLFIKRQREVSEEYSKMLATKILSSEKILEELFFGRASEEVFNLVVHAIERQMDTMASVIRPTLSLSFTSNKYNDTKERVIRKIMNNLKNFTTHIEDYVEKAIDLESTLSQKMKALPPVDFEDVLRTVFKEDELLLILVGAALGAIVGLGQAFFMAI